A single region of the Sulfurospirillum arsenophilum NBRC 109478 genome encodes:
- a CDS encoding TlpA family protein disulfide reductase, whose product MRYFGWVLILFLSGCGENLTQKNHIIIGESKPIQSTFTPKEARLKLSYEKPYLLFFFTKTCGACKEAIPYLNELAQKYQGQIEVIGILGGSSRSDDDITFLKKYNVTFKVISEPQSSEYFSKAVGGVYGVPLFAFFSEDGKEMKRFLGLVPKSLLEETAKTILPN is encoded by the coding sequence ATGCGTTACTTTGGATGGGTTCTGATCTTATTTCTAAGCGGATGTGGTGAAAATCTCACGCAAAAAAATCACATCATCATTGGTGAGAGTAAGCCCATTCAAAGTACGTTTACCCCTAAAGAAGCTCGTCTAAAGCTCTCCTATGAAAAACCCTACCTGCTCTTTTTTTTTACCAAAACGTGTGGTGCCTGCAAAGAGGCAATCCCTTACCTGAATGAATTGGCGCAGAAGTATCAAGGTCAAATAGAGGTTATCGGTATTTTAGGAGGAAGTTCACGCAGCGATGATGACATCACCTTTTTAAAAAAGTACAACGTGACCTTTAAAGTGATCTCAGAGCCCCAATCGAGTGAATATTTTAGCAAAGCAGTGGGCGGTGTTTACGGCGTTCCTCTGTTTGCTTTTTTCTCAGAGGATGGCAAAGAGATGAAACGTTTTTTAGGGCTTGTACCCAAATCACTTTTGGAAGAGACTGCTAAAACGATACTTCCCAACTAG
- a CDS encoding peroxiredoxin family protein, with protein MRKSVLTLLLFALLFNACSAVPQKAKMNAQAPELSAKTLSGDPVTLSNYAGKVIVLRFWMMGCASCTEAMPLLDQLQEQYPDKLAIIAVNSLNENKDIAAFEAQSKFHYPLLKDDIDITAKRYNVRSVPIMFLIDNQGVLKEVIHGELPWKEAQKIIMKYL; from the coding sequence ATGCGTAAATCTGTTTTAACACTACTACTTTTTGCACTGCTTTTCAATGCCTGCTCAGCAGTCCCTCAAAAAGCCAAAATGAATGCACAGGCACCTGAACTCTCGGCTAAAACACTCAGTGGTGATCCTGTTACGCTATCAAATTATGCTGGCAAAGTCATTGTGCTTCGCTTTTGGATGATGGGATGTGCATCGTGTACCGAAGCAATGCCACTGTTAGATCAATTACAAGAGCAATATCCCGATAAATTAGCCATTATTGCGGTGAATTCACTCAATGAAAACAAAGATATTGCCGCTTTTGAAGCCCAGTCAAAATTTCACTATCCACTTTTAAAAGATGATATTGATATTACCGCAAAACGTTACAATGTACGCTCGGTGCCGATTATGTTTTTGATTGACAATCAAGGTGTTTTAAAAGAGGTCATCCATGGTGAACTGCCATGGAAGGAAGCTCAAAAAATCATTATGAAGTATCTCTAA
- a CDS encoding ABC transporter ATP-binding protein translates to MTSVLELKNIEKKFGDVIALEGINLCVHKGEWISIMGPSGSGKTTLLNILSLMDAPSNGEYLLGGIDAGSLDEAQKLVIRREKVGLIFQQFHLIPYLSALENIMLAQYYHSSVDEEDAKAALEKVGLSHRLTHRPSELSGGEQQRLCIARSLINDPEILLADEPTGNLDEQNEKVILDLFCRLREEGKTIILITHNPELGRYADRIINLRHGKMEEIPHA, encoded by the coding sequence ATGACATCTGTATTAGAACTTAAAAACATTGAAAAAAAATTTGGCGACGTGATCGCATTAGAGGGCATCAACCTCTGTGTACACAAAGGCGAGTGGATCAGCATCATGGGGCCGTCGGGTTCTGGAAAAACAACGCTTCTGAACATTCTCTCGTTGATGGATGCACCCTCAAACGGTGAGTACCTCTTAGGTGGCATAGATGCGGGTTCTTTAGACGAGGCTCAAAAACTGGTTATCAGACGTGAAAAAGTGGGGCTTATCTTTCAACAATTTCACCTCATTCCCTACCTCAGTGCGCTTGAAAATATCATGCTCGCGCAGTACTACCACAGCAGTGTGGATGAAGAGGATGCCAAAGCAGCGCTTGAAAAAGTAGGACTCTCACACCGTTTAACGCACCGTCCTTCCGAGCTTTCAGGAGGGGAACAACAACGCTTGTGTATCGCTCGTTCACTCATTAACGACCCTGAAATTCTCCTTGCCGATGAACCAACGGGCAATTTGGATGAACAAAATGAAAAAGTTATCCTCGATCTTTTTTGCCGTTTAAGAGAAGAAGGCAAAACGATCATTTTAATTACGCATAACCCAGAATTGGGGCGCTATGCGGATCGCATTATCAACCTTCGCCATGGCAAAATGGAGGAGATACCTCATGCGTAA
- a CDS encoding ABC transporter permease: MVANKKQSSRSTFLLRSVFKSLRFSYDRTLIIFISIMLGACVTGAFVNVYLDIDSKMRKELKAYGANVLFTPQSVEKSLFFDQSDYEKSLHVIPKGSLLGASPYLFGTVRLSLGDAVMAGVDFAGMKVAKPFLEVVQGTYINVDFDERNALVGVDLAKKMELKVGSSINLVNEQSGFSTTIRIKGIVSSGDKEDGLLFVSLPLAQKVLGKAGQIHLVEAVILGDFDQINAISSELSKVGSFSAKPLARISLSEGLILDKIKFLMALVAFTVLLITSMCVNTTLSSIIFSRTKEIALLRALGASKRNVATLFGTETFLMTLLASVLGAFLGFFLSQFFGTVIFGSGIDFRFLSIPIATILSLLFAAIAAYFPIKRSLNLPVATILRGE; this comes from the coding sequence ATGGTCGCAAATAAAAAACAATCCTCACGCAGTACTTTTTTACTTCGTTCGGTATTTAAAAGCCTTCGTTTCAGTTACGATCGTACCCTCATCATTTTTATCTCCATCATGCTGGGGGCGTGCGTAACGGGTGCTTTTGTTAATGTCTATCTGGACATCGACTCTAAAATGCGCAAAGAGCTGAAGGCGTATGGTGCGAATGTGCTTTTCACGCCGCAATCGGTTGAAAAATCCCTTTTCTTCGATCAAAGCGATTATGAAAAGTCTTTACATGTAATCCCAAAAGGCTCCCTTTTAGGTGCTTCCCCGTACCTCTTTGGAACGGTTCGTTTAAGTCTGGGTGATGCCGTGATGGCAGGTGTTGACTTTGCAGGAATGAAAGTAGCTAAACCTTTTTTAGAGGTCGTACAAGGAACCTACATCAACGTTGATTTTGACGAACGCAATGCCCTTGTCGGAGTCGATCTGGCAAAAAAGATGGAGCTCAAAGTGGGCTCAAGCATCAATTTGGTCAATGAGCAGAGTGGCTTTTCCACAACCATTCGCATCAAAGGGATTGTCTCCAGTGGCGATAAAGAAGATGGACTTCTTTTTGTCTCTCTTCCTTTGGCGCAAAAAGTTTTAGGCAAAGCGGGGCAAATCCATCTGGTTGAAGCAGTGATCTTGGGTGATTTTGATCAGATCAATGCGATTAGTTCAGAGCTTTCCAAAGTAGGCAGTTTCAGCGCCAAACCTCTTGCGCGTATCTCACTCTCAGAGGGTCTGATCTTAGATAAGATCAAATTCTTAATGGCATTGGTGGCTTTTACAGTACTGCTCATCACCTCCATGTGTGTCAATACCACGCTCAGCTCCATTATCTTTTCACGCACCAAAGAGATCGCCCTACTTCGCGCTCTTGGAGCATCCAAACGCAATGTTGCCACGCTTTTTGGCACTGAAACCTTTTTGATGACCCTGCTTGCTTCGGTGTTAGGGGCATTTTTAGGCTTCTTTTTATCCCAATTTTTTGGCACGGTTATCTTTGGCTCTGGCATTGATTTTCGTTTTTTATCGATTCCGATTGCAACCATTTTATCGCTGCTGTTTGCAGCCATTGCCGCATACTTTCCCATCAAGCGTTCATTGAACTTGCCTGTGGCTACTATTTTAAGAGGAGAATAA
- a CDS encoding ABC transporter permease, whose protein sequence is MEYKLLKSALWGNKTQKMLAFLTIFLASMLVASMLNITLGIGDKVALELRSYGSNIIVLPKGGALSMEIEGKTFKPLQEDAYLDESKLPKIKEVFWRNNIAAYAPFLEGKVAWSKESIPVAIVGTYFDKNLPIADEPNYRIGVKSLYPFWSVEGAWIEDDTEANILVGETLAKEHHIAVGDTVMLADKSLHVKGILKGAQEVEGKIMMSMALAQTLLGKPEKISRVEVSALTVPEDDLSMKAKRNPAELDTLEYDHWYCTAYVSSIAYQIEEEYKGATAKALMKVSDGESKVVKKIQSLMGMVSIIALIAASIGIASLMASEIHRRKKEIGLLKALGASNLAIYALFIAESLSVALIAGTVGALVGYGLSMLIALSIFGHAVEISWIILPLTISFALIIAFVGSLLPMRRVIDLLPAEVLYGRK, encoded by the coding sequence ATGGAATACAAACTCCTTAAAAGCGCCCTCTGGGGCAATAAAACCCAAAAGATGCTCGCCTTTTTGACCATCTTTTTAGCCTCCATGCTGGTCGCTTCAATGCTCAACATTACGCTTGGCATTGGCGACAAGGTCGCACTTGAACTTCGCAGTTATGGCTCCAATATCATTGTATTGCCCAAAGGTGGCGCACTGAGTATGGAGATCGAAGGCAAAACCTTTAAGCCTTTGCAAGAGGATGCTTACTTGGATGAGAGCAAACTTCCCAAAATCAAAGAGGTATTCTGGCGCAATAACATCGCCGCGTATGCTCCTTTTTTAGAAGGGAAAGTAGCGTGGTCAAAAGAGTCGATACCTGTTGCCATAGTAGGCACTTATTTTGATAAAAATCTCCCCATTGCGGATGAGCCAAACTACCGCATTGGCGTCAAGTCACTCTACCCGTTTTGGAGTGTTGAGGGAGCGTGGATAGAGGATGATACGGAAGCAAATATTTTAGTCGGTGAAACTCTCGCCAAAGAGCACCACATCGCGGTTGGCGACACGGTTATGCTTGCAGATAAATCTTTACATGTAAAGGGTATTTTAAAAGGTGCACAAGAGGTGGAAGGCAAGATCATGATGTCCATGGCTTTGGCACAAACGCTGCTAGGTAAACCTGAAAAAATATCCCGTGTGGAAGTCTCAGCCCTCACCGTTCCAGAGGATGACCTCTCGATGAAAGCCAAACGTAACCCTGCAGAACTGGACACATTAGAGTATGATCATTGGTACTGCACCGCCTATGTCAGCTCGATAGCCTACCAAATCGAAGAAGAGTACAAAGGTGCTACGGCAAAGGCACTGATGAAAGTGAGTGATGGCGAAAGCAAAGTCGTGAAAAAAATCCAATCGCTGATGGGAATGGTCAGCATCATCGCACTGATTGCAGCATCCATTGGCATCGCTTCATTGATGGCATCGGAGATTCACCGTCGCAAAAAAGAGATCGGGCTGTTAAAGGCGCTCGGAGCAAGTAATCTTGCGATCTACGCGCTTTTCATCGCAGAATCGCTCAGTGTCGCCCTCATCGCTGGAACGGTTGGAGCACTTGTAGGGTATGGGCTTTCGATGCTCATCGCACTCAGTATCTTTGGGCATGCGGTTGAAATTTCATGGATTATTTTACCTCTCACCATTAGTTTTGCGCTGATTATCGCGTTTGTGGGCTCACTGCTTCCAATGCGCCGTGTAATTGATCTTTTACCTGCGGAGGTGCTTTATGGTCGCAAATAA
- a CDS encoding Fe-S-containing protein: MSIYFIHVMQALLGFTLLSALWNKHISLKTSFLASFIGIWIGIGLFEFANLYLWDTTLKLYANGVIVVLLLLGWAVCLLPFKSVKLALMALLAISFGIEYGTLSRDFPLLKGALLDTLSIVSLGIVILSACLLLLLFWLMTKVNETLSPRVRNSAITLSTLFLLLDICGELGIALMRLGVLPTSTWLLSAVAKVLHYSSFFTYVYLAIVIVLSALFLRQQPQKERKEDVGVIASRRIRATRAHLQKVFTCNILIVLVMSTFILYYDLVTSRPPTISTPTILEPENGEFKIPMELLRDNDLHRFAYITDEGNKIRFFLLNRYKEKDAPVAVFDACMICGDMGYVKKGDELICISCNVRIFIPSVGKEGGCNPIPFPYEFDGKEITIKLETILKGVNYFSEVVEKSVSDPVSGAKLINLKAPKTYVFGGKTYYFENSDTYEKFKENPERYVGTASESHWRAQGYQALGEVSR; the protein is encoded by the coding sequence ATGTCGATTTATTTTATCCACGTGATGCAAGCATTACTGGGCTTTACACTTTTGAGTGCTTTATGGAACAAACACATCAGCCTCAAAACCTCTTTTTTAGCCTCTTTTATCGGTATTTGGATAGGTATTGGACTCTTTGAATTCGCCAATCTCTATCTCTGGGACACCACACTTAAACTCTATGCCAACGGTGTTATCGTCGTTTTATTGCTTCTGGGCTGGGCTGTGTGTCTGCTCCCCTTTAAAAGCGTTAAACTGGCGCTCATGGCACTGCTTGCGATCTCTTTTGGTATAGAATACGGCACGCTTAGCCGTGATTTTCCATTGCTGAAGGGTGCGCTTTTAGACACGCTTTCCATCGTCTCTTTGGGCATTGTAATTTTGAGCGCCTGTTTGCTCCTACTACTTTTCTGGTTAATGACAAAGGTCAATGAAACACTCAGCCCTAGAGTTCGAAACTCCGCCATTACCCTGAGCACCCTCTTTTTGCTATTAGATATTTGTGGGGAACTTGGCATTGCCTTGATGCGTTTAGGTGTGCTTCCAACCTCAACATGGCTTCTCTCAGCCGTTGCCAAAGTGTTGCATTACTCCTCATTTTTCACCTACGTTTACCTTGCCATCGTCATTGTCTTAAGCGCTCTTTTTCTACGTCAACAACCGCAAAAAGAGCGTAAAGAAGATGTGGGTGTTATCGCTTCTAGACGCATTCGTGCTACGAGGGCGCATCTGCAAAAAGTCTTTACATGTAATATCCTTATCGTGCTAGTGATGAGTACATTTATACTCTATTACGATCTTGTCACTTCACGTCCGCCAACCATTTCGACACCTACGATTTTAGAGCCAGAGAATGGCGAATTTAAAATTCCAATGGAGCTGTTACGCGACAACGACCTACACCGTTTTGCCTACATCACAGATGAGGGCAATAAGATTCGCTTCTTTCTGCTTAACCGTTACAAAGAGAAAGACGCGCCAGTTGCCGTTTTTGACGCGTGCATGATTTGTGGCGATATGGGCTATGTTAAAAAAGGAGATGAGCTCATTTGTATCTCGTGCAATGTGCGTATTTTTATTCCATCTGTTGGTAAAGAAGGTGGATGTAACCCTATTCCTTTTCCATATGAATTTGATGGCAAAGAGATCACCATCAAGCTAGAGACGATTCTCAAAGGGGTGAACTACTTCTCAGAGGTCGTGGAAAAAAGTGTAAGTGATCCCGTCAGTGGTGCCAAATTGATTAATCTCAAAGCTCCTAAAACGTATGTTTTTGGTGGAAAAACCTACTACTTTGAAAACAGCGATACGTATGAAAAATTTAAAGAAAATCCTGAACGTTACGTGGGTACTGCCAGTGAATCTCACTGGAGAGCACAAGGCTACCAAGCGTTAGGAGAGGTTAGCAGATGA